A window of Mangifera indica cultivar Alphonso chromosome 13, CATAS_Mindica_2.1, whole genome shotgun sequence contains these coding sequences:
- the LOC123195352 gene encoding receptor-like protein 14, whose amino-acid sequence MLNGSFNSLQILWLDGSNLPNTFLEQGICKSLHLQDLSIADNDLGGELPWCLANLTSLKSVDISSNQFTGDISSSPLKMLTSVQDLRLSNNNFQIPISLEPFFNHSKLKTFYASNTEIYAGIESQHLSPKFQLNFIILSAYKYNGSFPKFLYSQHDLKTVVLYNLNLNGEFPVWLLNNNTNLETLYLVNNSFSGLLQLPIHYHLSLKGLHISINSFHGHIPTRIGAYLPMLQYLNMSRNALDGSIPSSVGDMKLLKMLDLSNNLLTGQIPRQMVVGCLSLQHLVLSNNSLQDEIC is encoded by the coding sequence gAATTTGTAAGTCACTTCATCTACAGGATTTAAGCATTGCAGACAATGATTTGGGGGGTGAGTTGCCTTGGTGCCTTGCCAACTTGACTTCCCTTAAATCTGTTGATATCTCATCAAATCAGTTTACTGGAGACATATCCTCATCTCCTCTTAAAATGCTAACATCTGTCCAAGACCTACGACTttcaaacaataatttccaaaTTCCAATTTCCCTTGAACCATTTTTTAACCACTCAAAACTCAAGACCTTCTATGCCAGTAACACTGAAATATATGCAGGAATTGAGTCACAACATTTGTCaccaaaatttcagttaaatttcatcatattaagtgcatataaatataatggTTCATTTCCCAAATTCCTCTATAGTCAACATGACTTAAAAACAGTTGTTCTCTATAACCTTAATTTGAATGGAGAGTTTCCAGTTTGGTTGTTAAACAACAATACCAACCTAGAAACACTTTATCTagttaataattctttttcagGGCTTTTGCAATTGCCAATTCATTATCATCTCTCTTTGAAAGGATTACATATCTCCATCAATTCTTTCCATGGGCATATTCCAACAAGAATTGGAGCTTATCTACCAATGTTACAATATTTAAACATGTCTAGAAATGCTTTAGATGGTAGTATTCCCTCATCAGTTGGTGACATGAAACTATTGAAAATGTTGGATTtgtctaataatttattaactgGACAAATACCTCGACAAATGGTCGTAGGCTGTCTCTCATTACAACACCTTGTATTGTCAAATAATAGTCTACAAGATGAAATATGTTAG